DNA sequence from the Phyllopteryx taeniolatus isolate TA_2022b chromosome 14, UOR_Ptae_1.2, whole genome shotgun sequence genome:
TAACTGTCTTCAATGAcgctaaaatgcatgtttttggaatttgggagaaaaccggaggacctggagaaaatgcacacaagcatgacaagaacatgcaaactccacagtaAGCCTGGAGCCCCAATTCAAACCctccacataaaatgatgtgggggCCAGAATTGGCCCCTGTGCCTTGCGTTTGACACCTaatacagataatataacaataatcaaaggcgtatattctttatcctctatgagacattactaatattacagcatctaTTCTTCGtctgtgtctgcatgactgtctTATAGTGCCCCCGGTGACCAAGGCGGGCACTTcagaaggagcggcacaatCAATTGAATTGCAACAAGtgcatgttttgtgttgtgttggggagtaactaattacacaTGGATACAATTGTTGGTATCCCTATGTTaaggaaagaaaaacccactgtggtcacagaaataacttgaatctgacacaagtagtaataaatacaaatttaataaaatttaaccaatgaaaatcagacattgctcaTGGAACTCAtgaactcatgaaacaggcctgggcAAAAAATTATGGTACCCcgagaaaagattgaaaataagttgaccatagggacatgttcaaacaaggtgtgtcctctAATTGGCATCACAGGTGTATTCACTTGTAATCACTCATTTggcctatttaaagggtgacaagTAATCACTGTGCTCTTTGGCGATATGGTGTGTACCACACTAAAGTAAAAGTGATAAGAAGTGTCCTTTTCATGGTTATTTTGGACAGTGCTTCTCTAATCCTGGGACCTGCATATTCTTTTGTTGCAAAGTTGCGAACCGcttttatagaagttaagaacaataaagaacgTTATGTTTATAAATAGCCTTGGACAACACATGTAtagtacagtcccctccaaaagtattggaacaacaAGGTCAATTcgttttgttgtatactgaagacatttgggtttcagagaAAAAGATCAATATGAGACAAGTTCAGAATTAcacctttcatttcatggtatttacatctagatgtgttaaacaactcaggacaaagcacctttagtttgaagccacccacttgttaagtgagcaaaaatattggaacagacattattaaattaacttaaagtgaataacatttacttgcaataactgaatcaagcctgcgacccattgacttcaccagactgttgcattcttcatttgaaatgcttttccgggcctttactgcagcctctttcagttcttggtTGTTTCTAGGCTTTCTCCCTtaagtctcctcttcaggaagtaaaatgcatgctctattgggttaaggtcctgtgattgacttggccattctgagaccttccactttttctccctgatgaagtcctttgttgtgttggcagtgtgttttgggtcgttATCTTGTTGCACGATGAAGCTTCTCCGAATTAGtttagatgcatttttctgtaaactgccagactaacgttaatttaatcatgtctgctccagtacttttgctcacttgaaaagtggttggcttcaaacaaaaggtgctctgtcctgagttttttATGACATGTAAATACCattaaataaaagctggaattcagaacttttgtctcatattcacgTTTTGATCTGCaactcaaatgtcttcagtataaaacaaaaacaaaggaattgaccttgctcttccaaaacctttggaggggactttaTATGATATTTTCAAACGAGCTTGATATATACCACCAAAAGCACATTATataattcaacaaaaacatttttagtatgtattttaaattcataatgttttgtaattgttaatatttgtgtaaagaagTAATTGAAATGCAGTTAGTTGTATACTTttaagaaagtaattgaaatagttacactagtATTACCTTTGCAACAGAGTAACTTGTCATTTTAACCAAGTACATTtacaaagtaatcttcccagcACTGCTTTTGTGcatggacccccccccccccccccccccccccacccatagAATGTAATGTAACAACATAAATCACATCACTTTGCATCTAAAGTGCTCATCACCCCAGATGAGAGTTGTGTACTCCCTACCTGTAGGAGCTGCTCCAATCCTCCTCTTTCACCTCGAGCCTCCCCCCCGGGCTGTCGCCATTACTTATCCAAGGGTAGTGGTCCTTCCTGGGAATGGGCCAGGGTTTGAAGTCCTGCTTGTACTGTGTGACGCTGGGGAAAGGCACATCCGGGGGTTGGTAGTCCTCCCGAGGCTTGTAGCTCGGCTCCCTGCGCGCCTTGAAGGACCCTCGGGTCGGGGAGCCGGCGGCACCTCGCGGTCCGGGGGCCGAGGACGCGGAGAACACCTGCTTGGTGACGGATCGCACCTCGTGCTCGGAGATATCCGAGTAGTTCTGGATGGTGAGCGGCACGGAAAGGTCCGATTTGTCGAATTGGTTCCAGAACCGAGCCAAGCAGCATACTCTGCTGATGCACGGCCAAGCCATAGCCACCCTTCCCCAACTCTTTATCACTTGTGCAgggatgaaacaaaaacaaaaaaagaaaacaagcagcCTTGCATTCAAAATGAGAGTGTTGCTCCTTCTCGGTCCGCTTGTGAGCTTCCGAGAGGG
Encoded proteins:
- the map6d1 gene encoding MAP6 domain-containing protein 1 isoform X1, whose translation is MAWPCISRVCCLARFWNQFDKSDLSVPLTIQNYSDISEHEVRSVTKQVFSASSAPGPRGAAGSPTRGSFKARREPSYKPREDYQPPDVPFPSVTQYKQDFKPWPIPRKDHYPWISNGDSPGGRLEVKEEDWSSSYRQECRPWGKSTRKQLVTESPETSYQAAYSGEAHRSIGPHQGGIASASTNIQPASVRRPVLSTPQAGPSYNPLVLHSIQHEKTELSTSTKGQQNCLTGCLRVLPQEHLARTKLPPNPSAVFQSGSRAF
- the map6d1 gene encoding microtubule-associated protein 6 homolog isoform X3, which gives rise to MAWPCISRVCCLARFWNQFDKSDLSVPLTIQNYSDISEHEVRSVTKQVFSASSAPGPRGAAGSPTRGSFKARREPSYKPREDYQPPDVPFPSVTQYKQDFKPWPIPRKDHYPWISNGDSPGGRLEVKEEDWSSSYRQECRPWGKSTRKQLVTESPETSYQAAYSGEAHRSIGPHQGGIASASTNIQPASVRRPVLSTPQAGPSYNPLVLHSIQHEKTELSTSTKAKLSHWMSACSPAGTSG
- the map6d1 gene encoding microtubule-associated protein 6 homolog isoform X2, coding for MAWPCISRVCCLARFWNQFDKSDLSVPLTIQNYSDISEHEVRSVTKQVFSASSAPGPRGAAGSPTRGSFKARREPSYKPREDYQPPDVPFPSVTQYKQDFKPWPIPRKDHYPWISNGDSPGGRLEVKEEDWSSSYRQECRPWGKSTRKQLVTESPETSYQAAYSGEAHRSIGPHQGGIASASTNIQPASVRRPVLSTPQAGPSYNPLVLHSIQHEKTELSTSTKGQEHLARTKLPPNPSAVFQSGSRAF
- the map6d1 gene encoding microtubule-associated protein 6 homolog isoform X4; this encodes MAWPCISRVCCLARFWNQFDKSDLSVPLTIQNYSDISEHEVRSVTKQVFSASSAPGPRGAAGSPTRGSFKARREPSYKPREDYQPPDVPFPSVTQYKQDFKPWPIPRKDHYPWISNGDSPGGRLEVKEEDWSSSYRQECRPWGKSTRKQLVTESPETSYQAAYSGEAHRSIGPHQGGIASASTNIQPASVRRPVLSTPQAGPSYNPLVLHSIQHEKTELSTSTKGTSG